From the genome of Naumovozyma castellii chromosome 7, complete genome:
TTGATAATCTAGACATGATATTATATGAGAATTACCAGCAAATTTCTTATAGTAGGATATTTCATTCATAGCAGCGGAGACGCTTTCAATATCACCAAATGGGCAGTATATTCGTTTTAAAACAAACAGGGGTCCGTTCTCAAATGGTGGCTCCGAATCTAACGTTCGAACGAGATATGAATATGACAAGTTCTCATCTTGCAGCAGTTTCTCAATCTTGTAATCTCTCGCATTGATGGAAATGATCGAATTTGTACCTGAGCTCAAACATGGGCAGCAGCATGTATACAACCTTATAATATTTAGCATAGTTCCGGGTTTATTCTCTTATTGTTGGGTGTTTAGTAAGGAAGAACAGAGTCCATATGCAGAGAAAACAAACGACCCTTATTAATTTTCATCGATTTTAAAAACTGGATAACAGTGGAAATTCATTCAAAACAATAACAGCAAAGTAACCAATCCACCAGGGtgatatattaaaattattagtatCTACTTTTGTTAACTaattattccaaagaaCCATCTTTAATCAAGTATTATAGTGCTAGATGCTACTTGACCGAGAATCTATATCACGTGCACCGAATGGTGTTTTTTGCGAAGGAAGAACatcaagaattgaaaaatttacatTGAACATTAAGATGTAAATAGTTCAAACACAGTAAATAGCCATTAAAAGATATAACCAACTGCTTGTCACACAACTCCAATGTCTATCCAAACCAGCGATCCAAATGAAACCGCCGACTCACTAAAGTCGCTTTCGCTAATCGCATCTCATTCACATATTACAGGACTTGGCTTAGATCCTCAACTACAACCTTTGCCTACGTCCCAGGGTATGGTAGGTCAGTTAAAGGCTCGTCGTGCCGCAGGTATCATATTGAAGATGGTTCAGAATGGTACCATTGCTGGTAGGGCTGTCCTTGTTGCGGGGCCTCCATCTACAGGGAAAACTGCGTTGGCTATGGGGTTATCTCAATCTTTGGGGAAAGATGTTCCATTTACCGCGTTAGCTGGGTCTGAGATTTTTAGTTTGGAGCTAAGTAAGACTGAAGCGTTGACTCAAGCTTTGAGAAAGTCCATTGGTGTGAGAATTAAGGAAGAGACTGAATTGATTGAAGGTGAAGTGGtagaaattcaaattgatagGTCTATTACTGGTGGTCATAAACAAGGTAAGTTAACGATCAAGACGACTGATATGGAGACCATTTATGAATTAGGGAACAAGATGATTGATGGGTTGACTAAGGAAAAAGTTCTTGCGGGGGACGTGATTTCCATTGATAAAGCTAGCGGGAAGATCACTAAGCTTGGGAGATCATTTGCTAGATCAAGAGATTATGATGCCATGGGTGCGGATACCAGATTTGTTCAATGCCCAGAAGGTGAATTGCAGAAGAGGAAAACTGTTGTACATACTGTTTCTCttcatgaaattgatgTGATAAATTCTAGAACGCAGGGGTTCCTTGCGCTATTCACTGGTGACACTGGTGAAATTAGATCAGAAGTGAGAGATCAAATTAATACTAAAGTGGCAGAATGGAAGGAGGAAGGTAAAGCAGAGATCGTTCCTGGtgttttatttattgatgaagtCCATATGCTTGATATTGAATGTTTTTCCTTTATCAACAGAgccattgaagatgaatttgCACCTATCATTATAATGGCTACTAATAGAGGTATTTCTCAAACTAGAGGTACCAATTACAAGTCGCCTCATGGGTTACCTCTTGATTTATTAGACAGATCGATTATTATTACAACATCCAGTTATAACGAAGAGGAGGTGAAGACTATCTTATCAATTAGAGCACAGGAGGAAGAAGTAGAATTGGCACCTGATGCCTTGGATTTACTAACCAAGACTGGGATGGAAACCAGTCTACGTTATAGTAGCAATTTAATCTCTGTAGCACAACAAATTGCtcaaaagaggaagagtAATGTAGTGGAGATTGTTGACATTAAGAGAGCCTACTTATTATTCTTAGATAGTAAGAGGTCTGTGAAATTTGTTCAAGAGAACGAATCTCAATACATCGACGATCAAGGTAACGTACAAATATCCACGGTAACTGccaaagatgaagatgccATGGACACTACCGAATAAATACTTGTGTAGTACTACTACTATTGAATAATCTAAATAAAATAAGATAAGTATATTAGAATAGAAATTGATTTACAAAAATACTTGTTTAGATATGCGCACGTGTGTATAGTTTCTTAGATGtatgtatatattattattcaatctACTGTATGTTAGCTTACTCCGAACCTCTCGTATTCATAATCAATGCAATAATCATTCCATATAGTCCCAAAACTTCGGAGAAAATAAGTATCAAGACGATCCCAACAAACAATCTAGGTTGGTGCATATATTTCCTCACTCCAACATCCCCAACGATCCCAATAGCATACCCACTACTCAAGCAAGCGAATCCCACACACAGCCCACAACTCAAATGCATAAACCCATTGAACAATGTATAATCCTCTGTGGGCGACAAATTCCCCGCTATCAACACGGCAACGACCAGTCCGTAAATGGCCAAGATACCACTCATGACCACTGGAATCAAAGATTTCATGATCAATTCCGGTTTGAAAGTACCTATACCTGAAATACCGATCCCCGACTTGGCTGTTCCAATAGCGGCACCGACGTTGGATAGGACCATTGCTGCAGCACAGCCAGCGAATCCAAAGAAGGGGGCGTAAAATGGAGCGTATGGGTTTAGTTCGGTGGAAGACATGTATAAATGTGGTAATTGTCGTTCCTTGTGTTGGTACTGCTTTTGTAGTTGATGGTTGTTGCAAGAAAAGAGGTCCGTTTAATgtcaatatatttcaatggaTGCTGCATTGCGAACAAAATTCCGCGAGCGCAGCGTACACAgtgatttttttttatttattatgaAGTGAAGTGGTAAACAAACGTAAACATCTACAGCTTAATTGATTGATGGAAGGATCTGTCGATAAACAGGTCGCTGAAGAGACTATAGGACATGTCATTTCCTCATTCGGAAAGACTGGATGTTACAGTGGAACAGTTGAAGAGTATATATGGACAATTACAAGAGGTGTTTAACGATAAGTTCAGTCAGATTCTTCCTCCAGATCAAGTGGACGATAACGATCCCCTAAAGAGACAAGTACAGATACAATTGCAAGATTTCTTGTCGGGGGTGATGGAGATGGCGGctaattctttgaatgtGGTCAATGCAGATATGGATGGGAGGAGCATTAAGGATGTGTTATTAGAATCTGAAAGAGAGTACATGGAGCCCTTTGACCTCGAATTGAACGAGAAAGTGAGACAGTTGTACCAGGAGTGGGAGGATCAGACAGTGAAAGTGTCTCAATTAAGACAGAACGGGCCTTTGAAAGtgaatgaaatatataacgggtccaaagaagaatactTGTCGCGGTTGGATGCCAGGATTAACAGTCTCTCGCAAGATGAGGCGATGGAGGATGATGCGGATACAGATGTAGCACTGGCACCCATGGATACCACCATTAAACAGGATTACCAGGAGGCCCTACAGAACTTGTATGACACTGGACAGAGAATACCAGATATCCGTGGTGATGTTGAGAAGTTGAAACGACTAGTAGCCTATTTCGATAGGGCTGGTTAGGGTTGGCCTGTGCGCCCTAGGGCTTGTGTGCGCCgtaataaaaaattacgCGTAAAAGTTAAACGCGTAATTTGCTGGTTTCGCACTTTCTTTGTGTAACTCGTTTTCCTTCCTTCTGTTTCAGCCAGCAGCCACGATGCAATTTGACAtgattggaaaatttcaaactgGAACTGGAAGTCCTCCCCATCTATTTAAAGCTTACACGTAGCACACTCCCACATAACGAAACCCACTTCTCCACAGACACATAACACCAACATGAGCTACGATAGCCCCTACAATACCAATGCCAACCCATACGACGAGAGTTATGAGctgaataataataatggcCCCACACAAGGTCAGCGCTTGCAAAATGACCACGGCAATGATTTTGTCTCCTTTATGAACAGAATCAACTCCATCAACCAGAAGCTGGACTCTTATGACGCTCTCATTACGCAGATTGACTCGTTGCACAAGAATCTTTTGATTGAAGTTAATAACGAAGACGCACAAATGCTAAGGAATAGACTGGATGGATTTGTCTCTCAGGCAACTGATTTACAATAccaattgaaagatgaaattaaagaagctCAAAGAGTAGCGTTGAGAGACGTTAACATGCAAACTCAAGCGGAAAATTCAAGACAAagatttttgaaattgattcaagatTACAGAGTCATCGATTCTGATTATAAGGATCGTAATAAAGAACAGGCAAAGAGACAATATATGATTGTGCAGCCTGATGCtacagatgatgaagtggAAAACGCCATCAATGATGTTGGTGGCCAACAAATATTCTCACAGGCTTTACTTAACGCTAATAGGCGTGGGGAGGCAAAAACTGCTTTGGCAGAAGTACAGGCAAGACATCAAGAATTAttacaattggaaaaatcaATGGCCGAATTGACACAATTGTTTAATGATATGGAGCAATTGGTTAttgaacaacaagaaacaattgatGTCATTGATCAAAACGTGGAGGAAGCCCAACAAGATGTCGAACAGGGGATCGGACATACTAATAAAGCCGTCGAAAGTGCAAGAAGGGCgagaagaaacaagataAGATGTTACATCATCTGTTTCTTgattgttgctgttgttgtagtGGTCGTGGTGGTCCCATCCGTCGTTGTCACAAGGCACTAATCGTTTACATGTGATACCTGTTTCTAACCTCTACCTACGTatattatttcttctttgtaaCTGCTTTCATTAATTTAATGCAAAAAACAAACTTCTTATCATCTCCAACTTTAGTCACCGCCAATGATCCTCACCagaatttatcatttttttatttttagtgaatatgaaatttcaattttcaGAAAAAAAGATAGAAACAGAAGATGACTAGTTTtaacaacaataaaaatAGTGGCGCCAGCTTGTTTCAATGCTTTGGGTTTGAAAGTTTTAAACATTTCTTCCATTTACTACTTTAATTTTTGTCTTTCAGAAAATCAAGAATCAACCTAATTCGAATGTGAATATTAGCTactaaatatatataaatagaACACCGCTTAGTAGACAATGATACTCGTGACGGACATCTCATAAGTCTCTGCTACTACAAGAAAATGGATATTTAGTGATACTGTCACTGAAATAAAATGCTGAGACATAATCCAACTTGCAATCAATAGAATGAGCTGCtcagaaaaaaaagtttcTTCATAAAAAGCAAACTTTCCACACTCAACTCGATAGGAGACGTGTTTCTTATCTGTCCCACTCACTGTTAATCCAGATATCACGACACGACAACAACTGTCAATTTACTTTACCGCCAACACTTTTTCTCGAAGCAAAGGCGCACACTCGCAACtcaacaaaatatatttcacATGCAACttgttttgaaaaatatgacCGTGTAATTCTCTCGAACAATTGCTCTTCACCGATTCATCCTTCCTTCCATATATAACCAACAAGGTATTCGTTTGCTCAGACTAGCTCAATTGCTAATATCAACAAACGTAACTGATCAACTACATACAAAATGGTTATGAAACCAGAAGTTGAACAAGAATTGGCTCATGTCCTTTTGACAGAGCTTCTAGCTTATCAATTCGCATCTCCAGTGAGATGGATTGAAACTCAAGACGTCTTCTTGAAAGATATGAACACAGAAAGAGTCGTCGAAATCGGTCCATCCCCAACTTTGTCAGGGATGGCTCAAAGaactttgaagaataagTACGAATCATATGATGCTGCTTTATCTTTGCAAAGACAAATCTTATGTTACTCTAAGGACGCCAAGGAAATTTACTACACTCCTGACCCAGTCGCTGAAGCTCCAGAGGAAGAAACTAAAGCCACTGAAGCTCCTGCCGCCGCTGCTGCTCCAGCTCCAGCTCCGGTTGCCGCTGCCGCTCCAGTTGCCGTCGCTGCCCCAGCCCCATCAGCTGCTGCTGCCGAACTACCTGATGCTCCTGTTAAGGCTTCCTTATTGTTGCACGTCTTAGTCGCTcataaattaaagaaatcacTGGACTCTATTCCAATGTCAAAGACCATTAAAGATTTGGTTGGTGGTAAATCTACTGTGCAAAATGAAATTCTTGGTGATTTAGGTAAGGAATTCGGATCTACACCAGAAAAGCCAGAAGACACTCCACTTGAAGAATTGGCTGAAACTTTCCAAGACACATTTTCCGGTTCTTTAGGTAAGCAATCCACCTCTCTAATCTCAagattaatttcttctaagATGCCTGGTGGGTTCACCATCACTGTTGCTAGAAAGTACTTGCAATCTCGTTGGGGTTTACCTTCCGGTAGACAAGATTCTACTTTGTTAGTAGCTTTGTCCAATGAACCAGCTGCTCGTCTTGCCTCGGAAGCTGATGCAAAGAGCTTCTTAGATGGACAAGCTCAAAAGTACGCCTCTATTGCAGGTGTAGATTTATCTGCTGCTTCTGCTCCTGCTGCAGCCAGTGGAGCAGGCAGTGCTGGTGGTGCCACTATCGATGCTGCTGCattggatgaattgaaCAAGGATCACCAAGTTCTAGCTCGTCAACAATTGCAAGTCTTGGCTCGTTATTTAAAGATGGATCTAGATGGTGGTGAAAGAAAGTTCCTAAAAGAGAAAGATACCGTCAAAAATTTACAAGCTCAGTTAGATTTCTTAACTGAAGAATTAGGTGAATTCTACGTCGGTGCTTTGAATACTGCCTTTTCAAGAAAGAAGGCCAGAGTTTTTGACTCATCTTGGAATTGGGCTAAGCAGTCATTGCTACACTTGTATTTCGAAATCATCCATGGTGTCTTGAAGAACATTGATAGAGAAGTGGTGAGTGAAGCCATTAATATCATGAATAGATCCAATGATGCCTTGATCAAGTTCATGGAATATCATATCAATAACACTGACGAAACTAAGGGTGAAAATTACAAATTAGTCAAAGATTTGGGTGaacaattaattgaaaattgtaaattGGCCCTTGACTTAGACCCTGTGTACAAGGATATCTCTAAACCAACTGGTCCAAAGACTGTTATTGACAAGAATGGTAACATTAAGTACTCTGAAGAACCAAGAGAAAAGGTGAGAAAACTATCCCAATACATTCAAGAAATGGCTCTAGGTGGTCCATTAAGTAAGGCTCCAGGAACTAccattcaagaagatttgaCCCGTGTTTACAAGGCCATTAGTGCACAAGCTTCAACCCATGAAATCTCTGACTCTACCAAATTGGAATTCGAAAAGATTTACGGTGATTTGATGCAATTCTTAACCAACTCCAAGGAAATCGATGCATCTCAAACTACTCAATTAGCCGGTGGcgaagatgaagacgatgatTTAGATAAGGATTCCACCAAGGAAGTtgcatcattatcaaaCAAATCCACCATTTCTAAGAGTGTCTCCTCTACTGTTCCAAGAGAAACAGTTCCTTTCTtacatttgaagaagaagtcaTCAAGTGGTGCATGGAAGTACGATCGTCATTCTTCTGCTCTATTCTTAGATGGGTTGGAAAAGGCTGCCGTTAACGGTGTTACTTACAAGGATAAATATGTCTTGCTTACTGGTGCCGGTAACGGTTCCATTGGTGGTGAAATTTTAAGAGGTTTACTACAAGGTGGTGCCAAGGTTATTGCTACTACTATTGGTATTAACAAGGCAAACATGGAATATTTCCAATCAGTTTATGCTAAGTTTGGTGCCAAGGGTTCCACTTTAGTTGTTGTTCCATTCAACCAAGGTTCCAAGCAAGATGTGGAAGCTTTAATCAACTATATTTACGATGATGAAAAGGCCGGTGGTTTAGGTTGGGATTTGGATGCCATTATTCCATTTGCTGCCATTCCAGAAAACGGTATTGAATTAGACAATATTGATTCCAAATCTGAATTTGCTCACAGAATTATGTTGACCAATATCTTTAGAATCATGGGTAACgtcaagaaacaaaaatcTGCTAAGGGTATTGAAACTAGACCTGCCCAAGTCATCTTACCAATGTCTCCAAACCATGGTACTTTTGGTGGTGATGGTTTGTATTCTGAATCCAAATTATCTTTGGAAACATTATTCAACAGATGGTTCTCTGAATCCTGGGGTAACCAATTAACCATTTGTGGTGCCATTATTGGTTGGACCAGAGGTACTGGTTTAATGAGTGGTAATAACATTATTGCTGAAGGTATTGAAAAGATGGGTGTCCGTACTTTCTCTCAAAAGGAAATGGCCTTTAACTTATTAGGTTTATTGACTCCTGAAGTTGTTCAATTGTCACAAAAGGCACCTGTTATGGCTGATTTGAATGGTGGGTTacaattcttgaaagatttgaaagagTTCACTCGTAAATTACGTACTGATTTGACTGAAACTTCTGAAATTAGAAAGGCTGTTTCCATTGAAACTGCATTGGAACACAAGACAGTTAATGGTGATAATGCTGATGCTGCATATGCTCAAGTGGAAATTCAACCAAGAGccaatattcaattaaatttccCAACTTTGAAATCATACAAGGATATTAAAGCTACTGCAGCACCTGAACTGGAAGGTTTAttagatttggaaagaGTCATTGTGGTTACTGGTTTCTCTGAAGTTGGTCCATGGGGGTCTTCCAGAACTAGATGGGAAATGGAATCATCTGGTGAATTCTCATTGGAAGGTTGTGTGGAAATGGCTTGGATGATGGGGTTGATTAAGTATCATAATGGTAATTTGAAAGGTCGTCCATACACTGGTTGGGTTGATGCTAAGACCAATGAACCTATTGATGATAAGGATGTTAAGAGTAAATACGAAAGTCATATCCTTGACCATGCTGGTATTAGATTAATTGAACCTGAATTGTTTAATGGTTACAACCCAGAAAGAAAGCATatgattcaagaaattattgttGAGGAAAACATGGAACCATTTGAAGCTTCTAAAGAAACAGCTGAACAATTCAAGCATGAGCATGGTGATAAAGTGgacatttttgaaatccCTGAAACTGGTGAATATTCtgttaaattattaaaggGTGCCACTTTATACATTCCAAAGGCCTTGAGATTTGATCGTCTTGTGGCTGGTCAAATTCCAACTGGTTGGAACGCTAAGACTTATGGTATCTCTGATGATGTTATTTCTCAAGTGGATCCAATTACTTTGTTTGTCTTAGTTTCCGTGGTGGAAGCATTTATTGCGTCTGGTATTACTGATCCATATGAAATGTACCAATACGTCCATGTTTCTGAAGTGGGTAACTGTTCCGGTTCCGGTATGGGTGGTGTTTCCGCATTACGTGGTATGTTTAAGGAACGTTATAAGGATGAACCTGTTCAAAATGATATCTTACAAGAATCGTTCATTAACACGATGTCAGCCTGGGTCAATAtgttattaatttcttccagTGGTCCAATTAAGACCCCTGTGGGTGCCTGTGCCACATCTGTGGAATCTGTTGATATTGGTGTGGAAACCATCCTATCTGGTAAGGCTAAGATTTGTATTGTTGGTGGTTATGATGattttcaagaagaaggttCATATGAATTTGGTAACATGAAGGCTACTTCTAACACgttggaagaatttgaacATGGTCGAACCCCCTCTGAGATGTCTAGACCTGCTACATCGACTCGTAACGGGTTCATGGAAGCACAAGGTGCTGGtattcaaatcattatgAATGCTGATTTGGCTTTGAAGATGGGTGTTCCAATTTATGGTATTGTTGCCTTGACCGCGACTGCTACTGATAAGATTGGTAGATCTGTTCCAGCTCCAGGTAAGGGTATCTTAACGACAGCCAGGGAGCATCATggtgatttgaaattccCCActccattattgaatattaagTATAGGAAACGTCAATTGGCTGCTCGTGAGGTTCAAATTAAGCAATGGGTGGagaatgaaattgatcttttgaaatatgaaGTCAGTGAAGTTCCATTGGATGATCAAGAGGAATTCTTCGTGGAACGTACCAAGGAGATCAACCATGAGGCATCCAAGCAATTGAAGGCAGCCCAAAGTCAATGGGGGAATGAATTCTTTAAGAATGAACCACGTATTGCTCCATTGAGAGGTGCGTTGGCCACGTATGGGTTAaccattgatgatttaGGAGTGGCTTCATTCCATGGTACTTCCACTATGGCCaatgataagaatgaaTCCGCCACTTTGAATGATATGATGAAACATTTAGGTAGATCTGAGGGGAACCCCGTTGTTGGtgttttccaaaaattcttAACTGGTCATCCTAAGGGTGCTGCTGGTGCttggatgatgaatggTGCCTTacaaattttgaatactAGTATTATTCCAGGGAATAGGAATGCGGAcaatattgataaattgttGGAACAATACGAATATGTGTTATTCCCCTCCAAGTCTTTGAAGACCAATGGTATCAAGGCCGTTTCCATTACCTCGTTTGGGTTTGGTCAAAAGGGTGCCCAGGCTATTGTTGTTCATCCAGATTATCTATATGCTGCCATTGATGAATCCAAATACAATGAATATAAGAGCAAGGTTAACAAGAGAGAGAAGACTGCATACAAGTACTTCCATAATGGTATGATCACTAACAAGTTATTTGTCAGTAAAGAGCATGCGCCATACAGTGATGAATTGGAGGAGTCAGTCTATTTGGATCCATTAGCGCGTGTTTCTCAGGACAAGAAGGACGGTAGTTTAACGTTCAACAGTGGATCGATCCAAAACAAGAACACTTATGCGTCTGCATCCAACAGGGAGACCGCAGCCATCGTGAGAGAATTGACCAAGGAAGTAGCTAATACCAAGACGAATGTTGGAGTGGACGTGGAGTTGATTACGAGTATCAATGTGGAAAACGAAACATTCATTGAACGCAATTTCACCGCCAGCGAGATCGCATACTGTTCCCAGCAACCAAGTGTGCAGAGTTCGTATGCCGGGACATGGTCCGCCAAGGAAGCAGTTTTCAAGTCCTTGGGAGTGCAGTCACGGGGCGCGGGAGCGTCTCTGAAAGAGATTGAAATTTCCCGTGTTCATGGAAACGCGCCCGTTGTAGTGTTGCACGGAGATGCTAAGAAGATTGCTACGGGTGCGGGCATTGTGGAGGTGAACGTTTCCATCTCACACGACGACTTCCAGTCCATTGCCGTTGCGATCTCCACTAAGAAGTAAGTAGTCGACAGATGAATAGTTTATGTAATGTTACGTAAGGCACGTGTGTGCAATGCAAGATCCTAGTACCGGATGGGACGGAGGGCTCCGATTTACCTGGTAGAATGGGCATGGACATGGGCATGGGCCAGGAACCGCATTCCCGCGGGCGAGAAAATAGCGCACAGGAGAGCCCCTTGAGTCGGGAATGGAGCCCTGTGTGGTGCTGTCCGGGCGGGGCGTAAGCTTACGCGCGGGAATTGGAACCGCGTGCCCCTTTTTCCCCTTTTGAGCCATGGCAGACCGAGACAATGCAGGCGCGGGCTACCCGGCCGTCTGGGCACCCCCTTGCACGCGAACAATGTCGACGGAGATGCATGCAGCGCAGTGCATACAAACGCACTGCATGTGGAACCAGAAGCGACTCAGGAGTACTCTGTGATGTCTGTGTGACTGGACTTGATAACACGACACTCGAATGCAGGCGTCGGTCTCCCTCATGATCGGCCTCGAAGGATGGAAAGGGAAGGGAACGGCCGACTGCCAGGCATGTTTGTATGtatgtgtgtgtgtgtatatatatatatgtgtgTGTAGACACTAATTAAAATAGCTAGAACGTTACGCCCGCCACCCCTACCTCTCTCCAAGTTAACATATCGCCAATCCAATCAGGAATAATGATCTCGGagaataaattgaataacaaacaaaagaaaccatacaagaataattttaaatgtACCGGGTATGGGGACTGTCACATGGCCTTCACCAGGGCTGAACATTTGGCAAGACATATAAGGAAGCACACTGGGGAGAAACCTTTCCAGTGCGACGTGTGCTTGAAGAGGTTTAGCAGAGTGgataatttgaaacaacATCGCGAATCCGTCCATGCAACGGTCGTTAATGCGGCATCCAAGAATGTACCACTCGTCGCTAAGGGTAGAGTGgaaaaaccaaaaaaaattatactAAATAAcgaaaatttcaagaaagtgatagaacaaaaattgaaatcattGGCAACTACGAATGAAACGCCTCATAATGATAGTTTGGGCGTGATGACACCagatataaataatattatggTCTCAAATTCAAGTCCACCAATTTCGCCACTAATGCGCTTACCAAtagcatcttcatcatcgtcatcgtcatcatgCGCAACTTCATATTTTACAGAGCCAAGACACCAACAGCAGCAGTATGTGTATTACCCCCTTCAGCAACATCCACAACCATCCTTGGAGTGTCCGTACATATTACCACCCATTCTACCAACCACACAATTTCATTCCTATATACCGTCTACCGCAAGTGCCCAGTTCCCATTGATAAATCCGGCACCACAGAATAATATTACTGGCGCCAGTAAACAATCCGgttccaccaccaccaccaacaCTAAATCAAGCATAAACATGAAaactaataatgaaaaaccTACTAATGAATCATCAGTACGTCTAAGCGTAAAATATATACTTTcataattatattattatacaaCAAAACTTAATACCTTTCCTCCCTATACTTGACAACTCTTGGCCGCGGTGTACTGATTTATTTCACTCACAagaaatttccaatatttccatCAACTTCAAcatatctatctatctatcgattgattgatttaCTCCATGGCTACTTCATAAACAGATCATCGCAACTGCTCATTCTCATACATAGCATCCTGTCCTGtctgaaaaaaataataatacgTCTATTGTGCTCGTACCCGAAGGTAGAAACCgaccaataataataatgaataataccGAACATTCACAACCGACAAAGAGAGCATTATCCCTAGATGATTTAGTCAATCATGACGATACGGACAAGATTAAACTACAAAAAACAGAAAATCAACCTTCTCAACCAGACGCCCAACCAGAACAGAACGTTTCTCCTAGATTGCCTCCTGTACCTGCTCCCCAAGAAACTAATAATGCCACTTCTAATGCAAGATTACCGCTTACAACTGCCCCAtctcctcctcctcctgCTGTTGCAGTGGAAAAATCAAACGTATCGTCAGATTCATCAATGGGACCCGATGATGAAACTGATACggatgatgatattgcaGGAAACGGAGAAATTAACTTTGATTCTCCCATGGCCTTTGACTATGATAAACAAGATAGAAATTCACCTGTGAAACCGGCACTACCTGCCaaaaggaaagaaaaactCAAAAAACCCAAGAAGGAGGaaccagaagaagaagaag
Proteins encoded in this window:
- the RVB2 gene encoding RuvB family ATP-dependent DNA helicase reptin (ancestral locus Anc_6.261), with product MSIQTSDPNETADSLKSLSLIASHSHITGLGLDPQLQPLPTSQGMVGQLKARRAAGIILKMVQNGTIAGRAVLVAGPPSTGKTALAMGLSQSLGKDVPFTALAGSEIFSLELSKTEALTQALRKSIGVRIKEETELIEGEVVEIQIDRSITGGHKQGKLTIKTTDMETIYELGNKMIDGLTKEKVLAGDVISIDKASGKITKLGRSFARSRDYDAMGADTRFVQCPEGELQKRKTVVHTVSLHEIDVINSRTQGFLALFTGDTGEIRSEVRDQINTKVAEWKEEGKAEIVPGVLFIDEVHMLDIECFSFINRAIEDEFAPIIIMATNRGISQTRGTNYKSPHGLPLDLLDRSIIITTSSYNEEEVKTILSIRAQEEEVELAPDALDLLTKTGMETSLRYSSNLISVAQQIAQKRKSNVVEIVDIKRAYLLFLDSKRSVKFVQENESQYIDDQGNVQISTVTAKDEDAMDTTE
- the VMA11 gene encoding H(+)-transporting V0 sector ATPase subunit c' (ancestral locus Anc_6.260), with protein sequence MSSTELNPYAPFYAPFFGFAGCAAAMVLSNVGAAIGTAKSGIGISGIGTFKPELIMKSLIPVVMSGILAIYGLVVAVLIAGNLSPTEDYTLFNGFMHLSCGLCVGFACLSSGYAIGIVGDVGVRKYMHQPRLFVGIVLILIFSEVLGLYGMIIALIMNTRGSE
- the NSL1 gene encoding MIND complex subunit NSL1 (ancestral locus Anc_6.259) codes for the protein MSFPHSERLDVTVEQLKSIYGQLQEVFNDKFSQILPPDQVDDNDPLKRQVQIQLQDFLSGVMEMAANSLNVVNADMDGRSIKDVLLESEREYMEPFDLELNEKVRQLYQEWEDQTVKVSQLRQNGPLKVNEIYNGSKEEYLSRLDARINSLSQDEAMEDDADTDVALAPMDTTIKQDYQEALQNLYDTGQRIPDIRGDVEKLKRLVAYFDRAG
- the SSO1 gene encoding syntaxin (ancestral locus Anc_6.258); amino-acid sequence: MSYDSPYNTNANPYDESYELNNNNGPTQGQRLQNDHGNDFVSFMNRINSINQKLDSYDALITQIDSLHKNLLIEVNNEDAQMLRNRLDGFVSQATDLQYQLKDEIKEAQRVALRDVNMQTQAENSRQRFLKLIQDYRVIDSDYKDRNKEQAKRQYMIVQPDATDDEVENAINDVGGQQIFSQALLNANRRGEAKTALAEVQARHQELLQLEKSMAELTQLFNDMEQLVIEQQETIDVIDQNVEEAQQDVEQGIGHTNKAVESARRARRNKIRCYIICFLIVAVVVVVVVVPSVVVTRH